The Sander lucioperca isolate FBNREF2018 chromosome 15, SLUC_FBN_1.2, whole genome shotgun sequence genome window below encodes:
- the il22ra2 gene encoding interleukin-22 receptor subunit alpha-2 isoform X2 has protein sequence MTRLLLGAVLLGNLGVCVTAQGLVMLAPATQVRFDSVDYKNVVRWTPPTNSSSLQYYVQWKIYGEPQWLDVDGCQGIQKHHCDLSVVTSDPREWYYARVHAVSLPSRKSAWALSPRFSPRWDTKISCPVLRVNVTERGIVVRVKPPRLAVRKMHSSLRYKIYLIHTNGEEVLEMDCCSDKLTLNELKHKTKCCLQAQIIIPLQAKSSARSSVKCFTTL, from the exons ATGACCCGTCTGCTGCTCGGTGCCGTGCTGCTGGGGAACCTGGGTGTCTGTGTCACAGCTCAAG GTCTAGTGATGCTCGCTCCAGCCACCCAGGTGAGGTTTGACTCTGTGGACTATAAAAACGTGGTGCGCTGGACTCCACCCACCAACAGCAGCTCTCTGCAGTACTACGTCCAGTGGAAGAT TTATGGCGAGCCTCAGTGGTTGGACGTAGACGGCTGTCAGGGGATCCAGAAGCACCACTGTGATCTCAGCgttgtgacctctgaccccagAGAGTGGTACTACGCCAGAGTGCACGCCGTCTCCCTGCCCTCCAGAAAATCAGCCTGGGCCCTCTCCCCGAGGTTCAGCCCACGCTGGGACA CCAAAATCAGCTGTCCTGTATTGAGGGTGAACGTCACGGAGCGAGGGATTGTGGTCCGTGTGAAGCCCCCCAGGCTGGCTGTCCGGAAGATGCACAGCAGTCTGCGATACAAGATCTACCTCATACACACCAATGGAGAGGAG GTGTTGGAGATGGACTGCTGCTCGGACAAACTAACTCTGAATGAGCTGAAGCACAAGACCAAATGCTGCCTCCAAGCCCAGATCATTATCCCCCTCCAGGCCAAGAGTAGCGCTCGTAGCTCTGTGAAATGTTTTACTACGCTGTGA
- the il22ra2 gene encoding interleukin-22 receptor subunit alpha-2 isoform X1 — protein sequence MTRLLLGAVLLGNLGVCVTAQGLVMLAPATQVRFDSVDYKNVVRWTPPTNSSSLQYYVQWKIYGEPQWLDVDGCQGIQKHHCDLSVVTSDPREWYYARVHAVSLPSRKSAWALSPRFSPRWDTKISCPVLRVNVTERGIVVRVKPPRLAVRKMHSSLRYKIYLIHTNGEEEVLEMDCCSDKLTLNELKHKTKCCLQAQIIIPLQAKSSARSSVKCFTTL from the exons ATGACCCGTCTGCTGCTCGGTGCCGTGCTGCTGGGGAACCTGGGTGTCTGTGTCACAGCTCAAG GTCTAGTGATGCTCGCTCCAGCCACCCAGGTGAGGTTTGACTCTGTGGACTATAAAAACGTGGTGCGCTGGACTCCACCCACCAACAGCAGCTCTCTGCAGTACTACGTCCAGTGGAAGAT TTATGGCGAGCCTCAGTGGTTGGACGTAGACGGCTGTCAGGGGATCCAGAAGCACCACTGTGATCTCAGCgttgtgacctctgaccccagAGAGTGGTACTACGCCAGAGTGCACGCCGTCTCCCTGCCCTCCAGAAAATCAGCCTGGGCCCTCTCCCCGAGGTTCAGCCCACGCTGGGACA CCAAAATCAGCTGTCCTGTATTGAGGGTGAACGTCACGGAGCGAGGGATTGTGGTCCGTGTGAAGCCCCCCAGGCTGGCTGTCCGGAAGATGCACAGCAGTCTGCGATACAAGATCTACCTCATACACACCAATGGAGAGGAG GAGGTGTTGGAGATGGACTGCTGCTCGGACAAACTAACTCTGAATGAGCTGAAGCACAAGACCAAATGCTGCCTCCAAGCCCAGATCATTATCCCCCTCCAGGCCAAGAGTAGCGCTCGTAGCTCTGTGAAATGTTTTACTACGCTGTGA
- the ifngr1l gene encoding interferon gamma receptor 1-like, with the protein MDLATFHPVFLFLGLFQAVVADVEPPTNLTFHCHNLHNNLKWSYDQLSPGLRFRIDISTLNGAPNVVWVDPPAELQADLSFLSDPSNAYYLTVTAVMGQNESVSAPHDGIIFSYFKDSPQGLKCFVDFPPVNVTAQPDGTVLVRFTHPWLVYQHKLQRSTNTKPRFRKSHDPQLPVFHYDVTTMNQRDYSSHCVESVCEAELSVDPAQKKHCLKMKGELQKMSVRGTQEYCVVPVEESLSYIVHLCVVGTLLFVSSVAFVLFMVYRKKTKPLTSVPNSMTFKSKVKQWTVGLVQETVSVPEVEATSPTPLLLTEENEYAATVTPSTEPELRLAIGVSTEDEGVSNDVEVGNDEGPGYMPGSNLDEDEAPSGYESRPVLVELAPGELAEGYRG; encoded by the exons TGGAGCCGCCAACCAACCTGACCTTCCACTGCCACAATCTGCACAACAATCTGAAGTGGAGTTACGACCAGCTCTCGCCAGGGCTTAGATTCCGAATCGATATTTCAACTTTAAAtgg TGCTCCTAATGTTGTTTGGGTGGACCCACCAGCGGAACTACAAGCCGACTTGTCATTTCTGTCTGATCCAAGTAATGCCTACTATCTTACCGTAACTGCCGTAATGGGACAGAATGAATCTGTTTCCGCACCTCATGATGGAATCATTTTCAGCTATTTCAAGGACTCTCCGCAGGGTCTGAAAT GTTTTGTGGACTTCCCACCAGTAAACGTCACTGCCCAACCGGATGGCACTGTCCTGGTCCGCTTCACGCATCCCTGGCTGGTGTACCAGCATAAGTTGCAGAGGAGTACAAATACCAAACCTAGGTTTAGGAAAAGCCATGATCCACAGCTACCTGTATTTCATTATGATGTCACGACCATGAACCAG CGGGACTACAGTTCGCACTGtgtggagagtgtgtgtgaggctgAGCTTTCAGTGGATCCTGCACAGAAGAAACACTGTCTGAAGATGAAAGGAGAGCTGCAGAAAATGTCAGTTCGAGGGACACAAGAGTACTGCGTCGTGCCAGTAGAAGAATCCCTAAGCT ATATCGTCCACCTATGTGTCGTGGGCACCCTGTTGTTCGTGAGTTCAGTTGCTTTTGTCCTCTTCATGGTGTACCGAAAAAAGACCAAGCCTCTAACTTCTGTTCCGAACTCTATG ACCTTCAAGAGTAAAGTGAAGCAGTGGACCGTGGGACTGGTTCAAGAGACGGTCTCTGTGCCAGAAGTGGAGGCTACCTCACCGACACCTTTACTGCTAACAGAAGAAAACGAATACGCAGCTACTGTCACTCCCTCTACTGAGCCCGAACTGCGTCTGGCCATCGGGGTGTCGACCGAGGATGAAGGTGTGTCTAATGACGTGGAGGTAGGGAATGACGAAGGACCTGGGTACATGCCAGGCAGTAACTTGGATGAAGATGAAGCCCCCTCTGGTTATGAGAGTCGTCCAGTGTTGGTTGAGTTAGCACCAGGTGAATTGGCTGAGGGCTACCGTGGATGA